The proteins below are encoded in one region of Paenibacillus albus:
- a CDS encoding LCP family glycopolymer transferase, producing MLVLIGGGYLWFTLQRTMKVMYDPLPDKTWKAPAFERDSVAAALNNPEPTGETSIPAQSAGGDSALPNDHKASDGSSADKVDTTKNDNTQKYNNQSNNIPNNNKQLSKIEARKLSDEQVQMLMHPDLNKRDPFCLLLLGVDERAGDRGRSDTMILLSINPAKGSALAISIPRDTRLQLPKRESYDKINHAYAFGGTALSVEAVERLFGVPIAYYMKTNMEGIVDIVDTLGGVKVNNPWGFKFDDTNFPKGELSLDGQKALMYVRMRHEDPQGDFGRTQRQRSVLSALVDNVASVRSLGKLPHILSQLSKDVRTNLTSGSMFDLASNYRPEIENVDTLSLNGKGIMIKGIYYYSVTPEERGRIQNIILDHVL from the coding sequence TTGCTCGTCTTAATCGGGGGCGGATATCTGTGGTTTACTCTACAGCGGACAATGAAAGTGATGTACGATCCGCTTCCTGATAAAACATGGAAGGCACCGGCATTCGAGCGGGATAGCGTAGCAGCCGCACTGAATAATCCGGAACCCACAGGTGAAACCTCCATCCCTGCCCAGTCAGCTGGCGGGGACAGCGCGTTACCCAACGATCACAAAGCTTCGGATGGTTCATCAGCCGATAAGGTCGATACAACGAAGAACGATAACACTCAGAAGTATAATAATCAGAGCAATAACATTCCGAACAATAACAAACAATTGTCGAAAATCGAGGCCAGGAAGCTTAGCGACGAGCAAGTTCAAATGCTGATGCATCCAGATCTCAATAAACGAGATCCGTTTTGCCTCCTTCTGCTCGGCGTGGATGAAAGAGCAGGTGACCGGGGACGAAGCGATACGATGATATTGCTCTCCATAAACCCGGCTAAAGGATCGGCTCTTGCGATTTCGATTCCAAGGGATACGCGTTTGCAGTTACCTAAGCGGGAGAGCTACGACAAGATTAATCACGCGTACGCCTTCGGTGGAACTGCATTGTCCGTGGAAGCAGTCGAGAGGTTATTCGGCGTGCCGATTGCTTACTATATGAAGACGAATATGGAAGGTATAGTTGATATCGTTGATACCTTAGGGGGCGTGAAAGTAAACAATCCTTGGGGATTTAAATTTGATGACACTAATTTTCCAAAGGGTGAGTTGAGCTTGGATGGACAAAAGGCACTGATGTACGTCAGAATGCGCCACGAAGATCCACAGGGTGATTTCGGACGCACGCAGCGCCAAAGGTCGGTGCTCTCCGCTTTAGTGGACAACGTTGCAAGTGTCCGATCACTTGGAAAGCTGCCGCATATTTTATCCCAGTTGTCGAAGGACGTCCGAACGAATCTGACATCGGGCTCTATGTTTGATTTGGCATCTAACTACCGACCAGAGATCGAAAATGTCGATACGCTCAGTTTGAACGGCAAAGGCATAATGATAAAAGGTATTTATTATTATTCGGTTACGCCGGAGGAGCGCGGTCGCATACAAAATATCATTCTAGATCATGTGCTTTAG
- a CDS encoding glycosyl hydrolase family 28-related protein, translating to MKMLQFELLLSTLFRLVICSRSRYSSSGIGGGRMANGDMTKAVYDTNKNGIVDRAEKLATPRNIALSGDVTGSASFDGTANISIPTSVPTASSSAKGLMSAADKAKLDGIAAGANNYVHPATHPASIIVEDSTHRFVTDAEKAAWNANGGGGTGTGGGDMPKSVYDTNNDGIVDKAAKLATARTISLTGSVTGSASFDGSANITITTTGGGSSGGSSNVVNVKSYGAVGNGTTDDTAAIKSAITAATASKQIVYFPYGTYRVLSTITVTTSLDGDRGATILCDTTNMGDTLAVSASNIVIQNLIVDGNNKTHRGIIFATNLSGVTVRYCEVKNIKQAGGQTSESNGIAVYGGSTNIRITDNYVHHVDASAATGIARGILVSKRSAADADSTDIWVTNNRVEEITSSTGTADVFDSDGIVTQGNFAGSDYNTFTGGRTNIFITGNYCYRCQKRGIKVQSPNVMVSNNIIEMASDRLCFSAIGVTAPNVKITNNMINLPFTNSVSSAIQVDGHTSTYANFKNIEVSNNHIRINSSNANCDGIRLFNYISLISIIGNIIENGRYGVRFDASSDSIIVNSNIIKTAFYSGVVFKGAAVNTSVFATNIAVVSNSFITPTAGVSVEGGTKVVISSNTGTVGWGAIVDASVPVVSVGNVS from the coding sequence ATGAAGATGCTGCAATTCGAGCTTCTGTTATCCACTTTATTCAGGCTAGTGATATGCAGTAGAAGCAGGTATAGCAGCTCAGGAATTGGAGGCGGAAGAATGGCAAATGGCGATATGACTAAAGCCGTGTACGACACGAATAAAAATGGAATCGTGGATCGTGCAGAAAAGCTTGCAACGCCAAGGAACATTGCACTATCAGGTGATGTAACAGGGTCTGCGAGTTTTGACGGTACTGCGAATATTTCAATTCCAACCTCGGTACCAACGGCGAGTTCCAGTGCTAAAGGGCTGATGTCGGCAGCGGACAAGGCTAAGCTGGATGGCATTGCAGCAGGTGCGAACAATTATGTTCATCCTGCTACACACCCGGCATCAATAATTGTAGAAGACTCCACACATCGATTCGTCACAGATGCAGAGAAGGCGGCATGGAATGCAAACGGCGGTGGTGGAACGGGGACCGGCGGCGGTGACATGCCCAAAAGCGTATATGATACAAACAACGATGGCATCGTAGACAAAGCGGCGAAATTGGCAACCGCCCGGACCATATCTCTGACTGGCAGTGTTACCGGCTCTGCTAGCTTTGATGGCTCAGCCAACATTACAATCACAACAACGGGCGGCGGAAGCAGTGGTGGATCTAGTAATGTCGTTAACGTGAAAAGTTATGGCGCGGTAGGTAACGGCACAACGGATGATACGGCTGCGATCAAGTCGGCAATAACGGCGGCTACGGCGAGCAAGCAAATCGTATATTTCCCCTATGGGACGTATCGCGTTCTATCGACCATTACTGTCACCACTTCACTAGATGGGGATAGAGGGGCAACGATTCTATGCGATACCACGAACATGGGCGATACGCTTGCGGTGAGCGCATCCAATATCGTCATCCAAAACTTAATTGTGGACGGCAATAACAAGACGCATAGAGGAATTATTTTTGCCACGAACCTCTCGGGCGTGACAGTTAGATATTGCGAAGTCAAGAACATCAAGCAAGCTGGCGGTCAAACAAGCGAGTCCAATGGGATAGCGGTCTATGGCGGCTCTACCAACATACGAATCACAGATAACTATGTGCATCATGTAGATGCGTCGGCAGCGACAGGTATAGCACGGGGGATTCTGGTCAGCAAACGGTCAGCAGCTGATGCAGATTCTACAGATATTTGGGTAACCAATAATCGTGTGGAAGAAATTACATCATCAACAGGTACAGCCGATGTGTTTGATTCAGACGGAATTGTCACACAAGGCAACTTCGCTGGATCGGACTACAACACGTTCACAGGCGGACGCACGAATATCTTCATTACCGGAAACTATTGTTATCGTTGCCAAAAGCGCGGAATCAAAGTGCAGTCACCAAATGTCATGGTCTCCAACAACATCATTGAAATGGCAAGCGATAGATTATGTTTCAGCGCAATCGGCGTTACCGCGCCTAATGTTAAGATCACCAACAACATGATTAACCTTCCTTTTACGAATTCAGTTTCATCAGCTATCCAAGTGGACGGTCATACATCAACGTATGCGAATTTCAAAAATATTGAAGTTTCGAATAACCATATCCGCATCAACAGCAGTAACGCAAACTGCGACGGCATCCGACTTTTCAACTATATTTCTCTCATTAGCATAATTGGAAATATCATCGAAAACGGTCGGTACGGCGTTCGGTTTGATGCGTCGTCAGACAGTATCATCGTAAACAGTAATATCATTAAAACCGCATTTTATTCAGGAGTTGTTTTCAAAGGAGCAGCAGTGAATACGTCCGTGTTTGCGACCAATATAGCTGTAGTTAGCAACAGTTTTATTACACCGACTGCAGGTGTGTCCGTAGAGGGCGGGACAAAAGTAGTTATTTCCTCTAATACCGGAACTGTAGGTTGGGGTGCCATTGTGGATGCGAGTGTCCCAGTTGTTAGTGTCGGCAATGTATCTTAA
- a CDS encoding glycoside hydrolase family 172 protein: protein MYQLKKASSRAFTAENRSGAAGSGGQANNGRKGAPCIVGFKQGQTIELLNCEGAGVVRHIWMTLPPGNVDHMRNVILRMYWDGQEHPSVEAPIGDFFGVAHGRQRPMQSDCVSMQAGKGFNCWIPMPFKEKAVITIENDSSTDVAMLFYQIDATLGDELDEQSGYFHARFRRSNPCPMHEDFVIADNIKGQGVYLGTTLGVRSIYRECWWGEGEVKFYMDGDSDYPTICGTGAEDYMGSAWGLEELLTPYQGAPLVDGENGLYSIYRFHVRDPIYFQESLKVTVQQIGYGRVDKAEQHFGDKLVHYQAAGASEEDDHRYFELSDDYSAVAYWYQTLPSQPFEHFPNKEERSRDLQGSKAEDGPGRSDV from the coding sequence ATGTATCAGTTGAAGAAGGCGAGCAGCAGAGCGTTTACGGCAGAGAACAGGTCAGGGGCTGCAGGAAGCGGCGGGCAAGCGAACAATGGGCGCAAAGGAGCGCCGTGCATCGTAGGCTTTAAGCAGGGGCAGACGATTGAGCTGCTGAATTGCGAAGGAGCAGGCGTCGTAAGGCATATCTGGATGACGCTGCCGCCTGGCAATGTCGATCATATGCGGAACGTTATTCTGCGCATGTACTGGGATGGGCAGGAGCATCCAAGCGTAGAGGCGCCAATCGGCGACTTCTTCGGCGTCGCTCACGGACGGCAGCGCCCCATGCAATCGGACTGCGTCTCGATGCAAGCGGGCAAAGGCTTCAATTGCTGGATTCCGATGCCGTTCAAGGAGAAGGCGGTCATTACGATCGAGAACGATTCCAGCACCGATGTTGCGATGCTGTTCTATCAGATTGACGCGACGCTTGGCGATGAGCTAGACGAGCAGTCCGGTTACTTCCATGCCAGGTTCCGGCGCAGCAACCCGTGCCCCATGCACGAGGATTTCGTCATTGCCGACAATATTAAGGGCCAAGGCGTGTATCTCGGCACGACGCTCGGAGTACGCAGCATCTACCGTGAATGTTGGTGGGGCGAGGGAGAAGTGAAGTTCTATATGGATGGGGATTCCGACTACCCGACGATATGCGGAACTGGCGCCGAGGATTATATGGGCTCCGCTTGGGGACTGGAAGAGTTGTTGACGCCTTACCAGGGTGCTCCGCTCGTGGATGGCGAGAACGGGCTGTATTCGATTTACAGATTCCATGTGCGAGATCCTATCTACTTCCAAGAGAGTCTCAAGGTGACGGTGCAGCAAATCGGCTACGGCCGGGTAGACAAGGCTGAACAGCATTTCGGCGACAAGCTCGTTCATTACCAAGCTGCCGGCGCCTCCGAGGAAGATGACCACCGGTACTTCGAGCTGAGTGACGACTACAGCGCAGTCGCCTATTGGTACCAGACTCTGCCTTCCCAGCCATTCGAACATTTCCCGAATAAGGAGGAGCGGAGCAGGGATTTGCAGGGCAGCAAAGCTGAGGATGGGCCGGGGCGGAGCGATGTTTAG
- a CDS encoding LytTR family DNA-binding domain-containing protein, translating to MTHQGCPIESRPPIYVYCVKTEPQNDRVICRSLNLTTEVLYMGVTPRLNGKSSYKAGIPMFVTQDGTYLQLDNVSAYKDVLSPLGFDRFHPSYLVNVRLIDRIEAGPYGNDAYFKGEGNISVPISKARTAKYKQLVVKVGADQIPPLR from the coding sequence TTGACTCATCAGGGATGCCCAATCGAAAGCCGTCCGCCGATCTATGTCTACTGCGTAAAGACGGAGCCTCAGAATGATCGCGTCATATGCAGAAGCTTGAACCTCACGACAGAGGTGCTGTATATGGGGGTAACGCCGCGGCTAAATGGAAAGTCAAGCTATAAGGCGGGTATTCCGATGTTCGTTACGCAGGATGGGACGTACTTGCAGCTCGACAACGTCTCCGCTTATAAGGATGTCCTGTCACCACTTGGATTCGATCGATTTCATCCGTCGTATTTGGTGAATGTGCGCCTTATCGACCGGATTGAAGCGGGGCCGTACGGCAATGACGCTTATTTCAAGGGAGAGGGCAATATCTCTGTGCCAATCTCAAAGGCGCGGACCGCCAAGTACAAGCAATTGGTAGTGAAGGTAGGCGCTGACCAAATTCCTCCCCTTAGATGA
- a CDS encoding helix-turn-helix domain-containing protein, with amino-acid sequence MHTFGERLAYLRYRKDMSQEEFAKRLNIGKSTLGMYETNKREPGHEMTAQIAAYFEVSVDWLTTGKEFKHRPMSATREEMIIKDLVARYSINLSNPRTREKLEKIIQLVFDDSQ; translated from the coding sequence TTGCATACATTCGGAGAACGACTCGCATATTTGAGGTACAGAAAAGATATGTCCCAAGAGGAGTTTGCGAAAAGGCTTAATATTGGGAAAAGCACCTTAGGCATGTATGAGACGAATAAGCGAGAACCCGGCCACGAAATGACGGCCCAAATCGCCGCTTACTTCGAGGTGAGCGTGGACTGGTTAACGACAGGCAAGGAGTTCAAGCACAGACCGATGTCGGCCACGCGAGAAGAAATGATCATTAAAGATCTCGTAGCACGTTACAGCATTAATCTATCTAACCCGCGCACGAGAGAGAAGCTCGAGAAGATCATTCAGCTTGTTTTTGACGACTCGCAATAA
- a CDS encoding formylglycine-generating enzyme family protein: MNKPSACCAAARQSFVEAKGTQDAQDEAAIIAPAAGEQIVDRQGMIHLPGGTFLMGTNDGEGYPADGEGPVREIELRPFYMDACAVSNAQFQRFAEATGYVTEAERFGWSYVFHLFVSEEAAKQVVGTPRETPWWCAVEGANWKQPRGADSSIDGLGNHPVVHISWNDVQAYCTWAGKRMPTEAEWEYAARGGLVQKRYAWGDLLKPDGQHRCNIWQGKFPSLDHASDGYSGTAPVDAYEPNGFGLYNACGNVWEWCSDWFSKEHHVHSGQRSNPAGPAKGSAKVLRGGSYLCHKSYCNRYRVAARSQNTPDSSSGNIGFRCAADV; encoded by the coding sequence ATGAATAAACCTTCAGCTTGCTGCGCGGCAGCTAGACAATCGTTCGTGGAGGCAAAAGGCACTCAGGACGCTCAGGACGAAGCGGCAATTATTGCCCCGGCTGCCGGCGAGCAAATCGTAGACCGTCAAGGGATGATTCATCTGCCAGGTGGAACATTCCTGATGGGCACGAATGATGGAGAAGGCTATCCTGCGGATGGGGAAGGGCCGGTGCGGGAGATTGAGCTTCGCCCTTTCTATATGGATGCCTGCGCGGTTAGCAATGCGCAGTTTCAGCGTTTTGCCGAGGCGACGGGTTATGTGACGGAGGCGGAGCGATTCGGCTGGTCGTATGTATTCCATCTGTTCGTGTCCGAAGAAGCGGCGAAGCAGGTGGTCGGCACGCCGCGTGAAACCCCGTGGTGGTGCGCGGTGGAAGGCGCTAACTGGAAACAGCCAAGGGGAGCCGATTCGTCGATCGACGGACTAGGCAATCATCCTGTCGTGCATATCTCATGGAACGATGTGCAGGCTTATTGCACCTGGGCGGGGAAACGGATGCCGACCGAAGCGGAATGGGAATATGCGGCGCGCGGTGGACTGGTGCAGAAGCGGTATGCATGGGGCGATCTGCTGAAGCCGGATGGACAGCACCGGTGTAATATTTGGCAGGGGAAATTCCCTTCTCTCGATCATGCGAGCGACGGGTACTCAGGGACTGCTCCGGTGGATGCGTACGAGCCGAATGGCTTTGGCCTCTATAATGCATGCGGCAATGTGTGGGAATGGTGCTCGGATTGGTTCAGCAAGGAGCATCATGTACATAGCGGGCAACGCAGTAACCCCGCTGGTCCGGCTAAAGGGTCAGCCAAAGTGCTGCGAGGCGGGTCCTATCTCTGTCACAAATCCTACTGCAACAGGTATCGGGTAGCGGCGCGCAGCCAGAATACGCCGGATTCCTCTTCGGGGAACATCGGGTTCCGTTGCGCGGCAGATGTGTAA
- a CDS encoding iron-containing alcohol dehydrogenase, with protein MAVSWQSGPFTFTGTPQIMFGSGMLHKLAELLPGGTRRVLFVMGGFEQSNAEQWKRVSDSLAAASIAYDIAHIRHEPTVEWVDEVVDRFRGGDAVGAVIAIGGGSAMDAGKAVSAMLTTEPGDTVLHYLEGQSAFRAHKGSKIFFVAVPTTSGTGSEMTKNAVISIKGGFKRSLRHDRFIPDVAIVDGSITISCPVAVKAASGLDALTQLIESYVSTKASPMTDALALSGIEAAASSLLPICTSSDAAADVELHERMTYASMMSGITLAHAGLGLVHGFAAPLGGQFPIPHGVICGTLLAEVTKRNIEYLRAAEGESATVASVALAKYAAVGALLTGHPKEDAEGCLARLVETLEAWTELLQIQKLGAYGVNADNLDAVISASDNKQSPVQLDKAAMREILLARI; from the coding sequence ATGGCGGTAAGCTGGCAATCGGGACCGTTCACTTTTACGGGAACGCCTCAGATTATGTTCGGCAGCGGCATGCTTCATAAGCTGGCCGAGTTACTGCCTGGAGGAACGCGGCGCGTTCTGTTTGTGATGGGCGGCTTTGAGCAGTCGAATGCGGAGCAGTGGAAGCGAGTCTCGGATTCGCTTGCTGCTGCAAGCATCGCCTACGATATCGCCCATATTCGCCATGAGCCTACAGTGGAATGGGTAGATGAAGTAGTGGACCGCTTCCGTGGTGGGGACGCGGTCGGTGCGGTCATCGCCATTGGCGGCGGGAGCGCGATGGATGCGGGCAAAGCGGTATCCGCGATGCTGACGACGGAGCCAGGCGATACGGTGCTGCATTATTTGGAAGGGCAGTCGGCATTTCGAGCGCATAAGGGGAGCAAAATCTTCTTCGTCGCCGTCCCGACCACGTCCGGAACCGGAAGCGAAATGACGAAGAATGCCGTGATCTCCATCAAGGGCGGGTTCAAGCGCTCCTTGCGCCATGACCGCTTTATCCCCGACGTCGCTATCGTGGATGGCAGCATCACGATAAGCTGTCCGGTAGCGGTGAAGGCTGCGAGCGGTCTCGATGCGCTCACGCAATTGATCGAGTCGTATGTATCGACCAAGGCTTCGCCGATGACCGATGCGCTTGCTCTATCCGGCATTGAGGCTGCCGCGAGCAGCTTGCTGCCGATCTGCACGAGCTCGGACGCTGCCGCGGATGTGGAGCTGCACGAGCGGATGACTTACGCCTCCATGATGTCGGGCATTACCCTCGCACATGCGGGACTTGGGCTTGTTCACGGTTTTGCGGCGCCGCTTGGCGGTCAGTTCCCGATTCCCCACGGCGTCATCTGCGGAACGCTGCTGGCGGAAGTGACGAAGCGAAATATCGAGTATTTACGTGCAGCGGAGGGGGAATCAGCCACGGTTGCCTCGGTAGCCTTAGCGAAGTACGCAGCAGTCGGCGCGCTCCTCACCGGACATCCGAAGGAAGATGCGGAAGGTTGCCTTGCGCGGTTAGTCGAGACGTTAGAGGCGTGGACGGAGCTGCTGCAAATTCAGAAGCTTGGCGCATATGGCGTCAATGCGGATAATCTGGATGCGGTCATTTCGGCGTCCGATAATAAGCAGAGTCCGGTTCAGCTGGACAAAGCCGCGATGCGGGAGATTTTGCTGGCGCGGATCTAG
- a CDS encoding antibiotic biosynthesis monooxygenase, translated as MIVTVVNVFVLQEHIEAFIEATLDNHRGSVQEEGNLRFDILQHKDDPSAFTFYEAYESEEAAAKHKETSHYLKWRDTVAPWMAKPRVGTPHRVIAPAEASQWR; from the coding sequence ATGATCGTAACGGTCGTAAACGTATTCGTGCTGCAGGAGCATATCGAGGCATTTATCGAAGCAACACTGGACAATCATAGAGGTTCCGTGCAAGAGGAAGGCAATCTGCGGTTTGATATTTTGCAGCACAAGGATGATCCGTCCGCGTTCACGTTCTATGAGGCGTATGAATCGGAGGAAGCAGCCGCGAAGCATAAGGAAACGAGCCATTACTTGAAATGGCGGGATACGGTTGCGCCTTGGATGGCGAAGCCGCGAGTTGGTACGCCGCACCGTGTCATCGCGCCTGCGGAGGCTTCGCAATGGCGGTAA
- a CDS encoding ATP-dependent DNA ligase, with amino-acid sequence MFKMLFTPLKPMHASRGKEAFDDDRFIFEPQYDGGRLLLHKQRERVEAYTRYGHIVTSKFPELLETAHAIKADTVILDCEGICLREGRPVFDDFLHRGRLGKATTIAQAAKTHPATFVAFDVLYSGDESHMDEPLMQRKERLAGLIEDSPVLSKTLYIEGKGTALFSLTKEKGMEGIVAKRRDSVYGLDRRSPDWLSIKHVRTIDAVIVGYRMNPFALVIGLHFRTMKNKPVGTVEEGINAEDRQAFLAVAAQLHTQTDRQTGTQWIVPRLCCRVDYLDRTEMHQLHTTVFRGFLPDRRPEDCVYSYN; translated from the coding sequence ATGTTCAAGATGCTCTTTACTCCGTTGAAACCCATGCATGCAAGCAGGGGCAAGGAAGCGTTCGATGATGATCGATTCATCTTCGAGCCGCAATATGATGGCGGGCGTCTTCTGCTTCATAAGCAGCGCGAGCGTGTCGAAGCTTATACGCGATATGGGCATATCGTCACGAGCAAGTTCCCGGAGCTCCTTGAGACGGCCCATGCAATCAAGGCGGACACGGTCATTCTGGACTGCGAGGGGATCTGCTTGCGAGAAGGACGGCCTGTATTCGATGACTTCCTTCATCGCGGAAGGCTAGGCAAAGCGACTACGATTGCGCAAGCGGCTAAGACGCATCCGGCAACCTTCGTTGCCTTCGATGTTCTGTATTCAGGTGACGAGTCGCATATGGATGAGCCGCTCATGCAGAGGAAGGAACGATTGGCCGGCCTCATCGAGGACTCGCCTGTGCTTTCGAAGACGCTCTATATAGAAGGAAAAGGTACGGCGCTATTCTCCCTGACCAAGGAAAAAGGCATGGAAGGGATTGTCGCGAAGCGCCGGGATTCGGTCTATGGGCTGGACAGGCGGTCACCCGATTGGCTGTCGATTAAGCATGTCCGGACGATTGATGCTGTGATCGTTGGGTATCGGATGAATCCGTTCGCGCTCGTGATTGGGCTGCATTTTCGCACGATGAAGAATAAGCCTGTCGGCACGGTGGAAGAAGGCATCAACGCAGAGGATAGGCAGGCTTTCTTGGCGGTTGCCGCGCAGCTTCACACGCAGACGGATCGCCAAACGGGGACGCAGTGGATTGTTCCGAGACTGTGCTGCCGAGTCGATTACCTCGACCGGACGGAGATGCATCAGCTGCATACGACGGTTTTTCGAGGCTTCCTGCCTGATCGGCGTCCGGAGGATTGCGTCTATTCTTATAATTAA
- a CDS encoding MSMEG_1061 family FMN-dependent PPOX-type flavoprotein, with protein sequence MTMKYNPKEDEIIDSAERLRELVGVPHEAVVKKTIDHIDDHVRGYLAKCPLFFMATANAEGQCDVSPRGDGPGFVQVLDEHTLVFPERMGNRRVDSMINLLSNPRLGMICILPGMNEVLRINGRAQMILNDSLMESMALNGRKPNLAIKVTVEECFIHCPRALKTSDVWDAETWLSREEFPNIQRIFEDHITRNGYVIAKESN encoded by the coding sequence ATGACGATGAAATATAATCCCAAAGAAGACGAAATCATTGATTCCGCTGAGCGGCTGCGGGAGCTAGTTGGCGTGCCGCATGAAGCGGTTGTGAAGAAGACGATTGATCATATTGATGATCATGTGCGAGGCTACTTGGCGAAGTGTCCGCTGTTCTTCATGGCAACGGCCAATGCAGAGGGACAATGCGACGTATCGCCGCGCGGCGACGGGCCAGGGTTCGTGCAGGTGCTGGATGAGCATACATTGGTATTCCCTGAACGCATGGGAAACCGAAGAGTGGATTCGATGATTAACCTGCTGTCCAACCCAAGGCTTGGCATGATTTGCATTTTGCCAGGGATGAACGAAGTGCTCCGCATTAACGGCCGTGCCCAAATGATTCTCAATGATTCGCTGATGGAGAGCATGGCGCTGAACGGAAGAAAGCCGAACTTGGCCATCAAAGTTACGGTCGAGGAATGCTTCATTCATTGTCCGCGGGCGCTCAAAACCTCCGACGTATGGGATGCGGAGACGTGGCTGAGCCGTGAGGAGTTCCCTAACATCCAGCGTATCTTCGAGGATCATATTACGAGAAACGGATACGTGATCGCCAAGGAGTCGAATTAA
- a CDS encoding MFS transporter: MVDGIKSIRVLRQERQYSRLFWSGLINGIGDRFSQVAILSLLLSLTGSGAAVGITFAVRLIPYFVFGPLGGFIADRFSKRNMMIITDLVRVWFALIPLFVHDASDVWMIYVSSFLLSAGEALYAPARMSAIPQIVQKDNLLSINGLEQVMLGIVLIGGSVTGSVVSATVGVHASFVLNALSFLLSALFLAQIKIPMPTAKSTAQQPKTGSVRLGSLNELRKLIPESPFTRMMLLVFLVTPIGDGIFNILLSVYAVEVFEMGDIGIGVMYGALGFGLVFGSGILGRFAGHMRIAVVSLLLVEGSINMIISQSSSFVIVAILLILTASCGSIGNACKRTILMKEVPAHLQGQFFGMLATFQNTIMGTSMFAAGFLLEIIAPRTVGFAGGTLLVVIGTAFASMLLWKSSKKTIT; the protein is encoded by the coding sequence GTGGTGGATGGCATTAAATCTATCCGTGTGTTAAGGCAGGAGAGACAATATAGTCGCTTATTCTGGTCAGGGTTAATCAATGGAATCGGGGACCGTTTCAGTCAAGTTGCTATCTTAAGCTTGTTATTATCGCTCACAGGCTCAGGCGCGGCGGTCGGGATCACTTTTGCGGTCAGATTGATTCCATATTTCGTATTTGGTCCATTAGGTGGATTCATTGCCGATCGATTCTCGAAAAGAAACATGATGATCATCACGGATCTGGTTCGTGTCTGGTTTGCATTAATACCGTTATTCGTTCATGATGCTTCTGATGTTTGGATGATCTATGTCAGTTCCTTCTTACTCTCAGCAGGTGAGGCTCTGTACGCGCCAGCGAGAATGTCAGCTATTCCGCAAATCGTTCAAAAAGATAACTTGTTATCGATTAACGGCCTCGAGCAAGTGATGCTGGGAATCGTACTAATCGGCGGATCTGTTACGGGGAGCGTCGTTTCTGCAACGGTAGGCGTTCACGCATCGTTCGTTCTTAATGCGCTGTCGTTCCTGCTCTCGGCATTATTTCTCGCTCAAATCAAGATTCCAATGCCCACCGCGAAATCCACGGCCCAACAACCTAAAACAGGTTCAGTACGTCTGGGCAGCTTGAACGAGCTGCGAAAGCTGATACCGGAATCTCCCTTTACTCGCATGATGCTGCTTGTATTTCTTGTCACCCCTATCGGGGATGGGATTTTTAACATTCTGCTTAGCGTGTATGCGGTCGAGGTGTTTGAGATGGGAGATATCGGAATAGGCGTCATGTATGGCGCTCTTGGATTCGGGCTTGTGTTCGGATCGGGCATTCTGGGAAGATTCGCTGGCCATATGCGGATTGCCGTCGTTTCTCTTCTACTAGTAGAGGGGAGTATTAATATGATCATTAGCCAATCTTCTTCCTTCGTTATCGTTGCAATTCTGTTGATCCTGACCGCAAGCTGCGGGTCGATCGGGAATGCGTGCAAGCGGACGATTCTGATGAAGGAAGTTCCTGCCCATTTACAAGGTCAGTTTTTTGGCATGCTGGCGACGTTTCAAAATACGATCATGGGGACTTCCATGTTTGCGGCCGGCTTCCTGCTCGAAATAATAGCGCCACGAACAGTAGGCTTTGCTGGGGGAACATTGCTAGTCGTAATTGGAACTGCGTTTGCAAGCATGCTTTTATGGAAGAGCTCGAAGAAAACGATCACGTAG